A window of Synechococcales cyanobacterium T60_A2020_003 genomic DNA:
TTTGCAATCTGTGGATGTGGCCGAACTCCATCAAGTCATTTCAAGTCTTCAAAAACGAGTTCAGGTTCTTCAACAGGAGAATATAAAGCTTTTAGAGCAAATTAACCAGGATTTGCAGGTGCAAATTGATGAGCAGTCGGGCCGACTCGCCACTCAGTTAGACCGGGAAACGGTGCTGCTCGACATTGCACTACGCATTCGGTCGTCTCTGGATTTGGACACAATTTTGCAAACCACCGTCCAGGAAGTGCGCGATCGCCTTCAGAGTAATCGCGTTGTCATTGCTCGGTTTCATCGACCTGGGCAAGGATCCACCGATTGGCGAGCCCAGGTTGTGGTGGAAGCGGTTGAAAATCCCCAGTGGTCACTGCTAGGTCAAGTGCTGCACAATGATTGCCTGGAAGAAGATTGGCTCCTCGCCTACCGGGAGAATCAGAACGAAACGTTACGCTTCTCTCACCCAGTAGCTTCCAGTGTTTGTAGCGATATGCCTAACAACGGCGTTCAGGCACGGGCCAGCCTTTCGGTGCCCATTTGGGTTGATCACACGCTATGGGGCATCTTAGTCGCTCACCAAGTCACAGCATGTCGAATTTGGAAACCGGATGAACAGCAGTTTCTTGAACAACTGGCGGTGCATGTGGCGATCGCCATCCGCCAAGCTACCTTGCTTGAACAAGTCCAAAAGTCCAGAGCCGACCTTGAAGCGAGAGTCATGGAGCGCACCGACCAGCTTCAGCAGGAATTAGCCGAACGGGAACGCGTTGAAGCGAGTCTCCGAGAAAGTGAAGAACGATTCCAAGCCTTTATGAACCACGCGCCCATGCTGTCTTGGATTACCGACCGCAATGGAGTCATGATCTACGCCAACGCGGCGTGGATGGAGTTTGTCGGCACCACCCCAGAAACCACCCTTGGAAACTCCATCCGAGACCTGATCCCAGCGGCGATCGCTGACGAGTATTTAGCCAATAATCAACAGGTGATTGAAACAGGGAAGGCGATTGAGGTCATTGAACCAAGAATTCGGCAAGATGGGTCTCAGCGCCAGTACCTCATTCGGAAATTTCCAATTCAACTCCACCAACACCAGCATGAAACCTGGATTGGAGGCATCGGGCTAGATATCACCGAACGCCTTGAGTCAGACCTTAAACTGCGAACTAGTGAAGAAAACTTTCGCCAGTTGGCCGAAAATCCAATGGTTGTCATTATTGGCACTAGTCGATCCCCCCTAGCCCCCCTACCCTTCGGGAAGCCGCTTTGCGTCTATAAAAAGGGGGGGACTGGCTCGAAAGGCCCCTGTTTAAGGGGGATTTAGGGGGATCTACAGCGCTTTGATCCATGACAGGTAACCTTATTAAACATCCTCTAAGTTGCATCATCTTAAATAATTGCCTTAAATACAGAGATCTGAATTCCCTCCGCTCACGTTCAAGATGGCTTTAAGAGCCTGAGTCTGAGACATGACACTTCAATACTTCAATCCAGAAGAATTTCTAATTTTGGTGGTGGATGACCATGCCGACAACCTCAAGGTGCTGCGAATTATCTTAGAAATTGCTGGCTATCGGTTAACCTTTGCTCGCAGCGGCACCCAAGCTTTAGACCGTATCCACACCCTGCGCCCAGATTTAATTCTTCTAGATCTGGTGATGCCCGATATTGATGGGCTAGAGGTTTGTAAACGACTGCAAGAGACACCGGAGTGCGCCGCGATTCCCATTATTTTTATTACGGCCAGTGACGAAATTGAGCACCTCGTTAAAGCCTTTGCCGCAGGCGCAGTGGATTACATTACCAAGCCCTTTAGCCAACCGGAATTACTGGCACGGGTGCGAACCCATTTGGAACTGAAGCTTTTGCGCGATCGCGCCCTGCGTCAGTTTGAACAGGAACGCATCGTTAGCTCCATCACCCATGGGATTCACCATTCACTCAACCTAGCGACAGTTTTACAAACAGCGGTGTCGGAACTGCTACCTTTTCTCAACGCGGATCGGGTTTTAATCGGTCAATTTACCGATGATCGATGTTACTGCCTTGCAGAAGAGCTGACACTAGCGGCGGGCGATCGCCTCCTCAAAACTGACCTCCCCCTTCAGAAGATACCGCTCCAGTCCGTGCAGTTCCAGCAATGGAGTATGGATGCAGCGATGCCAGAGAACTGGTCTGACAGTCATCGCGACTGGATGGCGCAGTATCAGGTTAAGGCGGCGCTGGTGGTTCCGATTGTTCAAGAGCAACAGATTTGGGGCGTATTACTGGTTCACTACCACCAGGAACACGCTTGGGCAAATGATGAAATGGCCGTGCTGCTGCGTATTGTCGATCAGTTGGCGATCGCCATTCAGCATTCCACTCTCCATGAACAGCTTCAAAACGCTAATCGTATGCTGCAACAAGTCGCCAATACAGACGGGCTCACCCAGCTTGCGAATCGTCGTCACTTTGATGAATATTTTGCCCAGGAATGGGCGCGATCGCAGCGAGAAGATGCATTGCTGTCGTTTCTCCTATGCGACATTGATTATTTCAAACAATACAACGATCACTATGGCCATCCTCAAGGAGACTGGTGTTTACAGCAGGTTGCCCAGGTTATCTCCAGCGTCATCAATCGCCCCGCCGATCTCGTCGCTCGCTATGGGGGAGAAGAATTTGCAGTGCTGCTTCCCCAGACAGGTATCGAAGGCGCTACCCGTGTTGCCCAAAATATTCAACAGGCCATTGACGACCTTAAGATTCCCCACGACGCATCTGCAATCGGTCATATCCTGACCCTCAGTATCGGTATCGCCAGTGTTCATGCGTCGAAGCACCTCTGTCCTCAAGACTTAATTGAGTCGGCTGACCACGCGCTATACGAAGCCAAATCGGGCGGACGCAATCGTTATGTTGTAGGCAGTTGTACGTATCCGCGTCCCTCCGTTCGCTCGACCATGATCTCAGCCGCTAAGAGCCTAAATTTACCGTCCTAAGATTGGGATAAGTAGGTGACCCTAATTAAATGTAGGATGTGTTAGGCGTAGCCGTAACGCATCAAATCCTTTGACAGCATGGGTTACGCTATGCTAACCCATCCTACGAAGAGCTTTATTTATTTACGACTATCTACTTACCCCTGAAAAGAGCGATCGTCTCAGGGTAGGGTAGATATGGAGTATTGAACGAGAGCACAGGCGACGTAGACGTTGGTGGAAACCGTAGACAAGTTTGGATTTATCGCAGAGCAGTTGGCCCAGCGGCGTCAGGCTCATTTATTGCGAACCGTACAACCGTTTGACCCCCAAGGGGCTGTGGTTGGCAAACGAGGGGATAGCTTAAGGCATGGCAGCGCTAACCGCGAGATCGTCAACTTTAGCTCGAATGATTATTTGGGGTTGTCAAAGCATCCTCGGCTGATTGCGGTTGCTCAGGACTATATGCAGCGCTATGGAACCAGTGCCGCCGCCTCGCGATTGGTCACGGGAACCTATCCGATTCACCAACAGCTTGAACAACAATTAGCCATTGCCTTGGGGGTAGAGTCTGGACTCCTGTTTAGCTCTGGATTTCAGGCCAACTCCACCATTTTGCCTGCCCTAGTGGATTCATCATCGGTGGTGGTGTGCGATCGCCAAATCCATAACAGTATGGTGCAAGGAATTTTAGCCAGTCGGGCACGGTTTATTCGCTATCGCCACAACGACCTTGCTCATTTAGAACAGGTACTTCAAACGGTATCCCAACGGGACTACAACCGCATTCTCATCGCCTCGGAAACAGTGTTTAGTATGGATGGCGATCGCACTGATGTCGATGCCCTGGCTGATTTAGCCCATCACTACAATGCCATTTTGTATCTGGACGATGCTCACGCCTTGGGTGTCCTTGGCAAGGATGGTCTAGGACTGGCCGCCCACCATCCAGGGGTGGATATTCTGATTGGCACCTTTGGGAAAGCCTTTGGTGCCTTTGGTGCGTTTGTGGGCTGTTCGCAGACCGTGCGGGATTATTTGATGAACTACTGTCCTGGATTCATCTACACCACGGCCTTACCCCCCGCTGTAATTGGAGCTATTTCGGCAGCGCTGGAGTTGATTCCGATCCTAGAGGGCGATCGCCAACGCCTGAGCCAGAACGCAGAACAGCTTCGCACAGGTCTACATGCCATCGGTGGCGATACCGGAACCTCCAGTTCGCAAATTGTGCCGCTGATTATTGGGGATGAGGCCATAACCTTACACCTTGCTCACTGGCTAGACCAGCGCGGTTTGCTTGCCACCGCTATCCGTCCTCCCACTGTTGCCAAGGGGACGGCTCGGATTCGCTTTGCCTTATCCAGTCACCATACCCCTGATCAGATTGATACCTTAGTTCACGCAATTCGCGATTGGCAAACTCATGACACAACAAATTGAGGCGATCGCCTACCACGGCTGGGGATACGATCAGACGGCCTGGATAGAGTGGAAAACGGTCTTTGCGGATCAAAATATTGCGTTTGCGGCCTTTGATCGGGGATATTTCGGGGATGGGTTTACCCCTCAGTTTTCAGAACAGGCGTTTAAGCTGCTTTTCGTCCATTCCTACGGACTGCATCTTTGTCCCCAGGAACAGCTACAAATGGCGGATTTACTGGTCATTTTCAGCAGCTTTCTCACGTTTCACCCAGAGCCAGAGCAGCTGAAGCGGCGATCGCAGCGAGTCTTGCAGCGTATGGTGGATGAGTTTAAGGTCAATCCCATAGAGGTGCTGACAACATTCAAAATCAACAGCAGCGATCCGTCTACCGAGTGTCCGACAAACGTTAATCACGACCTGCTTCTTCGAGATCTTAAACACTTAGGAAGCACTCAGCTTGATCCATCTATCGTTCAATCCATCCCCAAAATTCTGGTGTTTCATGGAGACAGCGATCGCATTGTACCTGTAGACCAAGGACGCTGCTTCGTTAGTCAGATAGCCTCCGACGCGGATTATATCGAGGTTGCGGGTGCTGGTCACGCGCTACCGTTCACCCACCTCACCGAATGCTGGGCAACCGTAAACGCCCATCTCCCGTTTCGGGACGATCCGGAGTGAATCTGCTATGCTGGACGATGGCACTCTCTGTTCTGTACCTTGTCCTGTGTCAGCGTCTATCCCTGCTGTTGATAAAGATCGGCTTGCCGCAACCTTTGGCAAGGCTGCCCCTTGTTATGATGATTGCGCCATCGTGCAACGTCACT
This region includes:
- a CDS encoding CBS domain-containing protein, with product MITLPASISPPMSYIEREYITISPDVSLSTAIATLTRSPRCVVPYDQEPEKPPQSPVSPTQTCILVVNAEQQLIGLLTERDIVRFVARQIDLETVLISEVMTRNVITHPEAEPTDPVSLIHQMRHHRIRHLPVVDPQNRPTGIITPSSIRATLQPADLLKWRLVEEAMSTRLIHALPSASVAQIAQQMADERVSCVVIAEPTDIGALLPLGIVTEHDIVQFQLLQLSLDLTAEAVMSAPLFTVSAHISVWTAHQTMQTYHVRRLGVTNSKGELVGILTQTSILQSVDVAELHQVISSLQKRVQVLQQENIKLLEQINQDLQVQIDEQSGRLATQLDRETVLLDIALRIRSSLDLDTILQTTVQEVRDRLQSNRVVIARFHRPGQGSTDWRAQVVVEAVENPQWSLLGQVLHNDCLEEDWLLAYRENQNETLRFSHPVASSVCSDMPNNGVQARASLSVPIWVDHTLWGILVAHQVTACRIWKPDEQQFLEQLAVHVAIAIRQATLLEQVQKSRADLEARVMERTDQLQQELAERERVEASLRESEERFQAFMNHAPMLSWITDRNGVMIYANAAWMEFVGTTPETTLGNSIRDLIPAAIADEYLANNQQVIETGKAIEVIEPRIRQDGSQRQYLIRKFPIQLHQHQHETWIGGIGLDITERLESDLKLRTSEENFRQLAENPMVVIIGTSRSPLAPLPFGKPLCVYKKGGTGSKGPCLRGI
- a CDS encoding diguanylate cyclase, translating into MTLQYFNPEEFLILVVDDHADNLKVLRIILEIAGYRLTFARSGTQALDRIHTLRPDLILLDLVMPDIDGLEVCKRLQETPECAAIPIIFITASDEIEHLVKAFAAGAVDYITKPFSQPELLARVRTHLELKLLRDRALRQFEQERIVSSITHGIHHSLNLATVLQTAVSELLPFLNADRVLIGQFTDDRCYCLAEELTLAAGDRLLKTDLPLQKIPLQSVQFQQWSMDAAMPENWSDSHRDWMAQYQVKAALVVPIVQEQQIWGVLLVHYHQEHAWANDEMAVLLRIVDQLAIAIQHSTLHEQLQNANRMLQQVANTDGLTQLANRRHFDEYFAQEWARSQREDALLSFLLCDIDYFKQYNDHYGHPQGDWCLQQVAQVISSVINRPADLVARYGGEEFAVLLPQTGIEGATRVAQNIQQAIDDLKIPHDASAIGHILTLSIGIASVHASKHLCPQDLIESADHALYEAKSGGRNRYVVGSCTYPRPSVRSTMISAAKSLNLPS
- a CDS encoding 8-amino-7-oxononanoate synthase, which encodes MVETVDKFGFIAEQLAQRRQAHLLRTVQPFDPQGAVVGKRGDSLRHGSANREIVNFSSNDYLGLSKHPRLIAVAQDYMQRYGTSAAASRLVTGTYPIHQQLEQQLAIALGVESGLLFSSGFQANSTILPALVDSSSVVVCDRQIHNSMVQGILASRARFIRYRHNDLAHLEQVLQTVSQRDYNRILIASETVFSMDGDRTDVDALADLAHHYNAILYLDDAHALGVLGKDGLGLAAHHPGVDILIGTFGKAFGAFGAFVGCSQTVRDYLMNYCPGFIYTTALPPAVIGAISAALELIPILEGDRQRLSQNAEQLRTGLHAIGGDTGTSSSQIVPLIIGDEAITLHLAHWLDQRGLLATAIRPPTVAKGTARIRFALSSHHTPDQIDTLVHAIRDWQTHDTTN
- a CDS encoding alpha/beta hydrolase; translation: MTQQIEAIAYHGWGYDQTAWIEWKTVFADQNIAFAAFDRGYFGDGFTPQFSEQAFKLLFVHSYGLHLCPQEQLQMADLLVIFSSFLTFHPEPEQLKRRSQRVLQRMVDEFKVNPIEVLTTFKINSSDPSTECPTNVNHDLLLRDLKHLGSTQLDPSIVQSIPKILVFHGDSDRIVPVDQGRCFVSQIASDADYIEVAGAGHALPFTHLTECWATVNAHLPFRDDPE